The Falco biarmicus isolate bFalBia1 chromosome 1, bFalBia1.pri, whole genome shotgun sequence DNA segment tcctttctttcaaaagtgaCTTTGGAAAAGcgggaaggaaaagaaggaaaatcaagCAGCTTTTAACGAGAAAGTGGGCATGAATGGGACCTCCGTGACTACTAAAAATAGTTTGGAGACTAGATTAGGATAGCTGGAGGAAATTAGCCTGAATAAGATTAACCGGAATTGACCATTTTCAAACCTTTTTAAGCCGTGCTTTATACCTACTAATAGTAATAATaccttaaaaatgaaatcatgttttctgctttagatTAAATTAGTTTAGAGGCCCTTCGAAAGAAGATTCTGATCCCATTAACAGTAAAAAGGATGATGATGGCACTACCTTGCTTATGGCCTCATAAGGTAACAAAGCTGGAGTCAGACTGTGAAATTAACATCAGCGATGAAATGCAGGGACCTGTGAGATAAATGTTTTGTAATAATACCTCACGGCAATCTGTGCGGTATGCTGAGACCTGACCATGATCCATTGATCCAACAATGGATTAGGAAATCTAAAGATtttggaaagttttaaaaaattcctaTATTCACAGTGTATATTCACAGCTGGTTAATGAGTCTGCATTAGAACAAGAAACTTCTGGCTTGTTTGACATCCATGATCTCTGCAACCTCTACGTGGCGTGAGGATACAAGTAACCAGaatcaaaatcaaaagcatttgcagaaagagaggaagaaaaaaatcaaaaagggaaaaagaagaaaaagcagcagtgacacaTTGCAAGAAAAGCCTCACACAGCTAGTAGCAAAACATGAAGAGAGAAGGCCTACAATGACAAGAGGTCATAAAGCCGTCAGCTGTGACAAGTTGAGGCTGTGAGATGaagtaaagacagaaaaataagggTCAGTGAcgtaaagagaaaaataagggTCAGTGAGGTTAAGGACTGGTCCGTAGTAACACCAGGTGTCCTTCAAGgctatgccttttttttttctttcagaaaaaaaaattaaaaagagagaaacccACGATCTGCTAATATTTTGGCATCTCAAAGACTCCTGTTTATTCTAAATACTGTTCAGATTGCTGTTAAATACCTATATCCGAGTAAGACATATTGTGCAGTTTCTAGTGCAGATCAGGAAACACAAGTACCCTCACGCTTCTTCTGTCCAGTTCAGACCCTCATCAGAGGATCTTTCCAGAAACCTCACAGTTGTCCTAATTTTATAAGTTTAATGTGGATGAGATCAATATTTCATGCCGTGATGCAATGTATTCTTTGAGTAGACgtgatttcatttatttaaacaagaagGGTGAAATACTGTGTAATTTCATAAGAGCTGCAGATTTGGAGAGATGAACGTACCTGAAATAGGCCCATTGAGACAGGTCAGGAAATCAATTAAATACCGGGGAAGATTACCAAATTATCCCGACCTCATATGAAGGCCAACCCTGAGCGCAGGCTTCCAAAGGCAGGCAATAAAATAGGCCTCTGAGCCTCTGTGAAGAAtgggtggaaagaaaaaaacaagcactTTGCAGAAGCAATTTTGAGGTGAACACGGGATGGAAACTCACACAGTGAAAGAGGAATGTCCCCAGATTTGCAGAAACAAGACCCATTGAACCAGAAACAGCACAAGGGGACCCAGAGAAGTCCATGCCAACTGGAAGCAGAGAATTGCAACTGGTGCAGAAGGCAACACACATGACAGTTAATTATATGACTGTCGTGGTTTTGTACCTCCAGGTTCTTTACATGCAAGAAATGCCCTAGAAGCAGACACTTTACTGCGTGCTGGGAGTCTAGGCACAGCACAACACTGAgggcagaaaaccagaaacctGATAAGCACCTCAAAAATACCTGTCATCTGTTACCAACCCGTTTTGGAAGAGTATGAGGTAGACTTCAGAATATACACAGGTATTAACGTATCAGCAATTTCAGGACGACcttgaaagagaacaaaagcaccatttataaatatataaagaatCTATACGCTGCTGAAATCAAGATCCTAACTACCTTCCTGGATCTGAGCCCAACCCTTTCAGGgccaaatataaataaataaaatagtagGAGGTCTGGGCCATTCTGCTAAATGTGAAAATAAGTGTTTTTGCCAGACTGAAACTGGGAAGAAGGCCATAGCAAAGATGTCTATATTCTAGATGTCTACTCAGCTACTCAGCAACTGGATTTAGGCTGAGCCACGAGGTTTAATCGTCAAAGACACAGCATGTAAAATTGGAAAGAGATACTTCAGGTTCTTCCAGTGACTGGGAGAGCTACAGGCTGCACTCCTGACTCTGCGGGAACtccctgggaaggggctggtAAAAGCAGAGATCAGCCCTGttgttttcagagcagagatgctgggtAGTGCGCAGACGTGGGCATGGGCCACCTACACCGTCCCGAGCACAACAAGAAGCTCTGGGGAGGGTGTTGGGATCCCCCGTGCTTTGGGGTTCTTGTTGGACAATTTAGCATGCGTTTTACGCCCCAGCTCACGCCGTCAGTGCAGAATCTACACTGCAAACCTATGGCTCTGTGTATTGCCATCGCTGTGTTCCTGCCTTGTCTAACTTGGCTCCTGTCAATTAACAATGAGTCAGAACGTGCTCTGAAGGCAATAAAGCACTTTTCTGTCTCTTGGGGATTCTTACTTCGCTCTGCTAACATCCTGATTGGGTTTCACTCCAGAAGGAACTGATAACATCCTCTGACTTATACTTCCCAACTGGTCTTTTCTTAGCCTGGTTAGTCAGGGAAAATCAACGTGAAACCTATCAGAAGAGGGAGTCCATTCATTAATTGGGCTGAATTTCATCCTATACATCTGAGTCAGAGTTTCTCAAGAGTAAAAGACACGAGACCCTTCAGAATCCCTTGACCTCATGCTGATAGTGCACTGAACAGAGATGTCATTTTCTGACATTAGCCTACTATATTCCATATGTCATTTGGGGATTGCACTGTATTTGGAGAAAACATTTAACTCTTTTTAGAATGTAAACTTTTGCATACTACATGAGTCTATACTACTAACAAGTGTCCCCAAGGGCAGCCCCGGCTCAGAGCTTATCCCCGGCTGCCGCCACCCCCCTCTCCATGTCCTGGGCACACAGGTGACCCCCAAGGATGTGTGGCGGAGGCGCAGACTCCCCGTCCCCAAGAGGCGCCAGTGGCTTTGCTGGGCCGGGCCCTGGGGGGATGCGATGCTGGGCTCCAGGGAGGGGttcagcagccagggctgtggcagtgccccagcaccagcccgGCACCTTCCCACTGGCCTCCATCCCGCATCCCGCTGCACCTCGGGCATGCTCCAGCCGCCAGCCAAGGAGCCTGGCCTCCTGCAGGTGGGGAGCTCCGGACACCCCTCTGCGGCACACGGCTCCGTGGGGGCCTCACTCCGCTCGAGACTGACTGGCACAAGGGGCTCAAATCTCAGGGGGTCAGAAACACTGCGTCAGGGTGTATTCAAAGAGCCggcacagaaacacagcccagGGGGGTTTCAAGGTCACGGTGGGGGCCGCTAGCGTGGGGTGCTACTGGTATAGATCATAGGAGTGAAAACCTGTAGTATACTTGAACACCCTAAAAGTACCTGTATATATCGTGATCACTGCCTGTAGCCGCCTATGCCTATAGCCAGCTGTTAACTATAACTGCCTATACCTATCTAAATTTGTAGAAACTCAGTGACGTGGCAATATAGGAATTCTCctgtgcaaaaataaataatttatttgtaaatgacAATATCTGTAGAAATTCAATGACATGGCAACATAGTAATTTTCTTATGCTAAAAGAAATGACTTCTACTGCATGGAATTAGTCCGCAGAGGGCCGAACGTGGCTTTATCAGTTGCTGGGTCCGTTCCCCTGTGGCTGCGAAGCTGCCTGGCTCCTGGTCATCAGctaaagggaaagggaaaaagaacaagtgaaaatgctgtttgcaaagAGTCCCTGAGTGGAAGCCACTGATAAGAGCCTCGCTGGTGCAGGAAGGGCTGTAACATCAGCTCACGCCCCTGAACAAAGCGCcgtgaggagcagcagggcaggcgctgccctctcctcccagcaagCCCCGCTCAGGATGAGCCCAGCGTGCAGCGAGCCCACAGCACGTCAGCCCTCAGCGCTTCATGCCGTAGCGCACCCGACGCGGGAGCGACGCCACgcgctctgctctgctctgcgcTGGCTGCCTCACCTCTGGATCCGGCGCCTGCAGCTGCATGGAGCAGCCCGTGTGCTGTGTCCTGAGGCTGCTTTCTCCTTCGCTGCTGGTGCTGTCAAGGATGGAGAGGGATGCTTTCAGAGGAAGCCAGCCCACCCACGTCAGCGCTCTCACTGCTAACTGAGCACAGGTCCTTCACACCAGGGAGACTTTGCGGGGGCTGTGAGGAAGCTTCTCCTGAGCCCTGACCCACTTCTTTTGGAGCAGAACCACCAGATTGTACTcaaagagcagagaggaaagctcAGGTGAGAGCGCTGCCTTGGACAGGGACCAAGGCGCTCTGCGACACTGTCTCCCAGGGACCCTTTTGCCCGTTCTACTTGGCTATAAAAGTCTACCTTTGCTGTTTGACACGCGGATAAGCACCAGCCGCGTTACATGGAGTGACACCCTTTCAGCTGCAAGCACACATGAGGGCACCCAGGTTTGCAGCGCAAGGGGACAAGGCAGAggactgaaatgcatttgtcaCTGCCGCCGCTGCTGGGTCGCTGCCGCCTGAAGACGCGAGTGCGCCAGGCTGAGGCTGcgcccctgctcccagcagagcaAAACTTGTTCCTGCAGCGCCGCCGGCCCCTCACCCTtcggggcagccccggcgcgGCTGCCTGGAACGGAAGGCAGAGGTGTTACCTTGGCTGGCTCGGAGAATATCTCGATGGGCCGGACGTGAAGGGTTCCGAGCGGGAGCACTTGGCAGGCCTCTGAGGGGACGGTGACGCACCTGCACGTTCACAGGCCCCTCTCTTCCTCGCTCTGCCCCTCTTGCCGGCCGCCTTCTTCCTGGCCTTCCCTCGTGAGGTGGGAGCGGGCAGCTGTGCATTCCTGCCGGTTGCCGTTTTCCTTGGTCTCCTCGGCAGCTGGGCCTCTTCTGCAGGAGGTCCAGGCTCCTTCTTCATGCAGCGACCTGTGCGCCAAGGAGAAACATCTCCTCAGATGACACAAACACAGCGCTTCACAGAAACAGTCAATGCAGCCGGAGAGATTCAAGACCATTCAGGTAACAAAAGTAGAGCCAACTGCCATTCCAGCAGCATACAGCTTTGCAACCAAGATCTTTGAGGATACTGAGTTCTAAGGATTTCATCTTTCTTGCATAAAATGGTGGAGGATCGAAGATTTGTAAATTTTGGAGACCAAACAGGGTAACAACATCTACTGAGCTTGGAACACGCCCAGTGTTCCTGCAACGTAAAGGAAAACCGTGCGTGTGTCAGTCTGTGTTTTGCCCATACCTTGGCACTTGCTTCGTGTCCAGGGTGGCTCTGCTGATTCTTGTCTCTGCCTCTTGGCTTTAGGAGGCATGGAGTCCTCAGCTGCTGGGCGCAGCACACAGACGagctaaagcaaaacagatgtcTGTCTGTTTCCATGACAGTTTATTCAGACTTATCCCCATAAAAGCACTGCAGAGCATCCCCCCTCAGCAAGGTGAAGGTTAGTAGGGAACTGTTTGTTCGGAAGAGGTAGGTATCGTTTGCTGACACGTGCATTTGCTCTTACCCAGAGCTTAGGAAGAATGACTGGCTATCACAGGACCTGAGCAAAACTGGACCTGGCAGCATGAGCCGGTCCTGCTGAACAGAACCACCCCGTAGCTGGGGCCTTGCCGCCAGCCAGCCAACAACCCTACCTGCTCCTGTTCATGCTTGTGCCTCTCACACCTACACATGACCCTGGAAAGCCAGTGCCAAGCATGGGGAAAGCAGCCCTAGAGTCCTGTCAGGGTAGCTCTGATCAGGTTCCTGATATTGGCCTGCTATGAGTGGCATCttaaaaaccaaatgcaaagacaaaaatcagtttaacaGTGATTTCCAAGTCATGCTGCCCACAGAAGTGCCCCTCTTGGCTATCCTTGTTATAACGTCATGTTTTCCTGCCGGTTAATTGCATCGAGGAATAACAAAAGGAGACGAcagaaacccacaaaacaaaaataggaaCTAGAAAGGAAAGCATCCGTTATCTTTGTGAGATAAAGTCGTCTTCCACCAGCCAGCTGCCATAGGAGGTGGATGGGACTTGTCCTTCCTGTCAGCACGACCATTTAACACGTGGTAAGCTATGAAATTTTGTCAGATCTCATTTCTATTCATACTGACTTTACTATCACCTAGGACAGGAAAGGCCCAGAAGAACCAACCAGCAAAACACAACGTCACTAGTTAGGACTGTAAGAATGCAAAAGAGCcgtgaaagagaaaatgagcgAGCGTAGCGTTTTCCTAGCTTCTCTGTCCTAGCAGCGAAGCCCAGAGGACTGCCTCTTCCGCGGGCACCCCCCTCCCCGACTCTGCTCTTTAGGTGTACGGAAGCATTAAAGCACCAAGCGGTCTAGTTGGTACCTGTCCAGTGTTCTTGAACAGCAGtaacagcttcagcagcaccaaGACCTGGTGTTCTCTCCATAGCAGAAATACCAGGCAGCAATATCGAGAAGCGTCTGAATCCCCTGCTGAGCGCTGTGCGGCACTCAGCACTTCATAAACCCACCGCTCCTCGCTTAGCCTGAGCTCCCGATAGATTCACGTCCTTaacctttctctctctctctctcttcacaTCTACCCTGCGAGACATTCCTCCATCTCCTAGATGGACAGCCTGCGttgcctccttcccctcttaCCTACACAGGTTACACgcctctgctcctctcccacctgAGCTGTGAGCCACACATGCTGGTTTTAACATCACTCGGATGTGCAAGGCAAACATTTCTGTTGCGCAACTCCAGGGCCTTTAGTTTAGTTTGCGTTACTAGAGCTTTCAAAATCATTATTTGTCAGTAGGTAATACAAGAAAATACTAAACCTCGTGATCCATCCGCTCGTAGATAGGGTACCGCAAGCCACAACTTTGACACGGCAGGGTGACGGGCTCAtcatctgcaaagcaaagcagagttACATCCCCTACCAGAGAGAAGTCTGGCGCAGTTGGATCCCTACGCAACAGGCTGCTGTTCTGTGTCACAGGACGGCAACCTGAGCACACGTTAAGGCAACAGTTACTCTAGTCACACTTGCTGAATTCATTCCACATCAGCAAATCCACGCCATCCAGCGTGAGAGTAGTGTTTTGGGGTCCAAGATAGAGCCAGCGGTCTGCTAAAAAAGCCCACGACTGCCTCCAATAAATCCTTTAGCACCATTTCTCCTTCCACAACCAGCTGACGCTTCATGTCTGCCCCGCTGATAATAGTCTCAGCGATGTCCGGGACGTCACTGCAGAGATGCGCAGTGCTACAGACGTGACCCCACATCCAGATCTTACCTACCCTGCTGCTTAACCGAGGAGGAGCGCAGCTGCCGCACAACCCCAGGCAGAATGTGCCGCGAGCAAACAACTCCCGCTTTCATTGCGAAGCTCGATACTTTGAGACAAAAGAATCGGCAGTGGCCTGGGCTCTCGCCCCAGGGACCTCAGCAGTCCTCTGTGTAGCTGGCTTATACCTTTGCAGTTCTGTTCCACGGGAAAATCAGCCCACTCCCAGTGGCTCTGGAGCTGTCATTACCCAGTGTTTTCCCAGAAAGAGTTACAAACCCTTACGCTTGGATCGGCTGCCAAATGTCCCATATGAAGCTGGTTATTACTCATCTCTGCACCTCACCTCGCTTCtgatttctttgtgctgctgaaacaTTGCTTCTGCTAATGTCCTTAAGGGGTGTCCCCTACACAGCTGctataaatctgcttttctagCCCCTTGGGCATTCCCCACAGTGGCCCAGCACAGTTACCTGTTCCTGATTCTCTTCCACTGTGCCGGAGGTCTTGCAAATGTGCATCCTCATCCTCAAAGTCAGACGGTGCACTTCCTCGGGTTTGTACCCCCACTAGCCCGCAGACCCGAGGATGTTCTTTCAGGTCTCGCACCAGTATGTAGCGGTGGCAGTTTTCGCATTCCTCCGTCCGTGTGCTGCAGTAAAGTTCATGGTCAACCATGGCTCTCAAAGGCAGCTGTATTTCGCAGTAAGGGCAGAGGACAAGTCGCAGAAGGCACACAAACGCCTGGAAAATAGAACGAGGGATTATTCTTCACATATGGAAGAGCGAGGCAAAGGTGGAGGGAGGTTCCCCGTTTGCTGAAGAGCTGAGCGGTCCATTCTTTCTTTAGCCAGATCTAAAGCTACGCTGAAGGATAGCCTGGAGTAAGATAGCACGTGAGAAATGTGAAGACCAGCAGGCTGTGTAACCTGTGTAGTCATAAACACGCCAGCTGAAGCACTCCGAAGACTCAGGACATTCCTTTAAAACCTGTCATACTTGGACAGCAGATTCCTTCCCACTGTGCTTCTTGAAGATAGCTTTCAGGGACAGTCTCAAAACCCAGTCCTGATCCCATtgcactgggcactgctaaGAAAACTTCTCCGTGTGTGTTCTGCGAGGGAACAGATTTACAGCTCACTTACTACTCGGCAAGAATTGCTTGCCTATGTCCTTCACCCGCGACTGAATGACAGGTAAGTTGCCCTTCCAGAGGGGTTACAGAGAGATGAAAGCCCTGTTAGAATAGCAGATGCTGCAAGAATACGTCATCATTTGCTTTACAGGCAAAACTAGAACCACTACGCACAAACGTGCAGGATGAAGTGCTTCCAGGGGTTTGACCTGGTCATATCTTCACCGTTTGAAAATCCTTTGTTTGTCAGCAATAAGCAGACTTAGGTGGCACTTGCAGAGCTGTCTGCAAGGGGGGGCCATaggaagggaaggggctgaCATTGATTACAAGATTGCCTGTGACGGCAGCCAAATTGAGTCAGAAAT contains these protein-coding regions:
- the LOC130141703 gene encoding uncharacterized protein LOC130141703, giving the protein MPSAADNQAATLRCGHCNKDIPASNFTIHEVHCSRFLAACQYCEVYIPISEMKNHFASEHVEVTCECGMKMEKQHLEDHKAFVCLLRLVLCPYCEIQLPLRAMVDHELYCSTRTEECENCHRYILVRDLKEHPRVCGLVGVQTRGSAPSDFEDEDAHLQDLRHSGRESGTDDEPVTLPCQSCGLRYPIYERMDHELVCVLRPAAEDSMPPKAKRQRQESAEPPWTRSKCQGRCMKKEPGPPAEEAQLPRRPRKTATGRNAQLPAPTSRGKARKKAAGKRGRARKRGACERAGASPSPQRPAKCSRSEPFTSGPSRYSPSQPSTSSEGESSLRTQHTGCSMQLQAPDPELMTRSQAASQPQGNGPSN